In Engraulis encrasicolus isolate BLACKSEA-1 chromosome 24, IST_EnEncr_1.0, whole genome shotgun sequence, a single genomic region encodes these proteins:
- the LOC134441134 gene encoding proliferating cell nuclear antigen-like, translating to MFEARLVQASILKTMLEALTDLMTEAQWDVSSSGISLLSMAVCDNSHSSLVQLTLKSDGFDTYRCDRNRAMGVNVSRMSAILKCAGNEDAVTLRAEDDADVLTLVFETTNQERVSDCKLALMDLDVDQLGVPEQEYSCVVTMPSAEFARICRDLSLIGDAVAISCAGDGGVQFSAAGEFCSVNIKLPPTSGSEEDETVTIEMKEPVQLVFALDYLNIFTKATPLSKTVTLSMCADFPLVVEYEIADMGHVKYYLAPKLNYEEQEPPVDEEEPPVDQNSLIAECYA from the coding sequence ATGTTCGAGGCACGACTTGTCCAAGCCTCAATCCTGAAGACGATGCTGGAGGCGCTGACAGACCTGATGACAGAAGCTCAATGGGATGTTAGCTCATCGGGCATTTCATTACTGAGTATGGCAGTGTGTGACAATTCACACAGTTCACTTGTGCAACTGACTCTCAAAAGTGACGGATTCGACACGTACAGATGTGACCGCAATCGCGCAATGGGGGTCAACGTGAGCCGCATGTCCGCAATCCTCAAGTGTGCCGGGAATGAAGACGCCGTTACGCTCCGTGCTGAAGACGATGCCGACGTCCTGACCCTCGTCTTCGAGACGACCAATCAGGAGAGAGTGTCAGACTGTAAGCTGGCACTGATGGACTTGGATGTGGATCAGCTGGGTGTTCCGGAGCAGGAGTACAGCTGCGTTGTTACGATGCCCTCTGCTGAGTTCGCCAGGATCTGCCGCGACCTGTCGCTGATCGGAGACGCCGTCGCGATCTCCTGTGCCGGGGACGGCGGCGTTCAATTCTCAGCCGCCGGCGAGTTTTGCTCCGTCAACATCAAGTTGCCCCCGACCAGCGGCAGCGAGGAGGACGAAACGGTAACTATTGAGATGAAGGAGCCAGTGCAGCTCGTCTTTGCCCTGGACTACCTAAACATCTTCACCAAGGCCACTCCGCTATCCAAAACCGTCACCCTCAGCATGTGCGCAGATTTCCCCCTTGTGGTGGAGTACGAGATTGCAGACATGGGTCACGTCAAATACTACTTGGCCCCGAAGCTCAACTACGAGGAGCAGGAGCCCCCAGTTGACGAGGAGGAGCCCCCGGTCGACCAGAATTCCCTGATCGCAGAATGTTATGCTTAG